In Desulfitibacter sp. BRH_c19, one genomic interval encodes:
- a CDS encoding LysR family transcriptional regulator, with protein MNINHLKYFLAVAKSQSFTKAAQNIHISQPSISKMIRDMEEEMGVLLFHRDRKQVILTDAGQAVYQQTQEIITSFDNLTTTLSDIINLKKGSIKIGIPPIVGASFFPKTIGDFIQSYPTIELELMEVGSKKIETAVETGDVDVGIICSAPAQPEAFEITPLISDPLMVVFYPEHPMSKRNKISLKDLKDEKFVLFGEDFSLHDHIINCCRSAGFLPQIVCRSSQRDFMVEMVVAKLGIALLPQKICQELNPKKIVALPITDQSIFLNLMIICKKGKYLSFAVREWLSFTTSRLSKT; from the coding sequence ATGAACATTAATCATCTCAAGTACTTTCTGGCTGTAGCCAAAAGTCAAAGCTTTACAAAAGCTGCCCAAAACATACATATCAGCCAACCTTCCATCAGCAAAATGATAAGAGATATGGAAGAGGAGATGGGAGTTCTGTTATTTCATCGAGATAGAAAGCAGGTAATTTTAACAGATGCGGGTCAAGCCGTATATCAACAAACCCAGGAAATTATTACCTCCTTTGATAACCTAACCACGACTCTTTCGGACATAATAAATTTAAAGAAGGGTAGCATTAAAATTGGTATTCCACCTATCGTTGGTGCTAGCTTCTTTCCAAAAACCATTGGAGATTTTATTCAAAGCTACCCTACAATAGAATTAGAGCTTATGGAGGTAGGCTCCAAAAAAATTGAGACTGCTGTAGAGACAGGAGATGTGGATGTAGGTATCATATGCTCAGCTCCAGCGCAACCAGAAGCCTTTGAAATTACACCTTTAATTAGTGACCCATTAATGGTAGTCTTTTATCCGGAACACCCTATGTCCAAAAGGAACAAGATTAGCCTGAAGGATTTAAAGGATGAAAAGTTTGTACTTTTTGGAGAAGACTTCTCACTCCATGACCACATAATTAATTGCTGTCGTTCAGCCGGCTTCCTCCCCCAAATCGTCTGCCGCAGCTCTCAAAGAGATTTTATGGTGGAAATGGTAGTAGCTAAATTGGGAATAGCATTACTACCCCAAAAAATTTGCCAGGAATTAAATCCAAAAAAAATAGTAGCTCTTCCGATTACAGACCAATCAATATTTCTTAACCTAATGATTATTTGCAAAAAAGGTAAATACCTGTCTTTTGCCGTTCGAGAATGGCTATCTTTTACTACGTCCCGTTTAAGCAAGACATAG